The DNA sequence ACTTCTGGGAGGAGGCCTGATGTTCTTGCATCTTGGGCTGCCTGGCCCTGCCCACTGTTTCCCAGTGGCTCCAAGAGATGCCCAGGTGCGGATGGGTGTTGCAGGCTGGGCAAGCAGCACTAGTAGAGGGAGGCAGGGCCTCAAAGCACAGGGAGTTATCAGAATAGTATTTATTGATATGCTCAGTGCTACCTTGTTAATACTTCGTCACGTGGCGCGTGGCTGAGGTAATAGGGGTGGGGCCAGTGGGGCCTGGACTCCCATGGGAAGCAGCCCAGCCGGCAGCTGGGGACCCGGGAGGGGGATGTGGTTATTGCGTTGTATTTCCTCCCTCACTCGCACCCTGGTGCCTATGCCTGCTCTCACCCACTGCTCACGTGGGTgccattcacacactcacacacactcaggctCACTCACACCACGCTTGCCCCCTAACTTGCTCATGAGCTTGCTTGCGTGTGGGCACTGTGCCCTCTGGCAAACTCAGGCACTCAGGCAGGTGCTCATACCCACACCTGCTGACCTGCACGCTTGCACCCACCGCTGCGTGTGCCACTCACACACACCGTCCTTTGCTTGAAATGCACCCTAATTCTCCTGATGATAAATAAGCTCGTCAGTTACAGTAATCATagtaaaataaagtgtgtgtcAGGCTATGAGGAGAAAGTGCATGTTGATTTGGACCTGGGGCAGCCCTCGGTTCCCTGACCTGAAGGCATCAGGTCCCTCTGCAGGGGCCAGGCCCTTAAATGAGTGACCCCCGGGGGGGGTCTGTCCTGAGGCCAGTGCCACGTTTCTTAGCATCTCCCTTACACACCCTAGGCCGGGCCTCACTAggtctgctgagctgtctcagcACACAACGAAACccacaagaaaaataaactctCCCACTTGCGGCCCAGTACGCAGCGGGGGGGCCTGATGCTGGGGGGGCATCCTACCCCCTACCTGGCGCTCTTGCCCCAGCCTGCACCTGTGGATGCCATGGTGAGCCAGGTGGAAGGAGTGCTGGGCCCCGTGGCATGCAGACAGGTGGCTGGGGGTGTGGGCAGTACCGGGTGAGCCGAGTTCAGGTCTACTCAAGGCTAGGCTCAGCTGGGCCATCCCTGGCTCATGCAGAGAGTTTTTGGTGGCCTGGGAGGCCCTGCCCCTCAAAACTCCACAGTACTCACAACTGTCCTTGGCTCCTCGAAGGTGGCGATGAGGATCTGCTGGGGTTGGGGAATGGTGAGGAGGTCGCCCATGTTTGAGGGTGCACAGGGacctccatcttcctcttcccgGGCCTCATACAGCGTGCTGATGTGGAGCAGGGGGTGAGTGGCATTTCGGCTCAGGATGGTGAGGGGGTCAGCCTTGCCCAGACTGCCTGGTGACAGGGGGGCGGCAGCAGGAGCCGCGGGGGGTGAACAGACGTGAAATGGGCCCCCAGATGGAAGCCCTGGCAGGGCAGGCTCTGTGGGGTATGGGAGTTCCTTCTCGGGGGGCGGAGCATCTGCAAACAGACAGGAACACAGGCATTTTACCATCTAGCTCATTCCTATAGCCCTCCCAAGTGCTACCCACGGGACCTGCTGGGCCCCTAGCATCCACGGATGGCAGGCACCCTTGCACTTCAGCAGCCTGCCTGGCTAAGTCTCACTGTCTAGAAATAGCAGGGCTGTTGGCAGAACATCCACCACCCCCTGAAGTGGCTCACATCTGCCTGAAGCCCGTATTGACCAAAGAAGATATGTCCCCTGGTGACTGCGGTCCtgccttcctcctcatcctctgtctTATGGGAGGCCTTCCCCTCACCTTAGGAACAATGCACCAGCTGGTTAGCCTGGTTGCCACTTCATCTACATTGTTCTCTGGTGCTTTCTGCCCTGTGCCCTAGACACAGGGACTGCCATTTTCCTGCTCAGGGCTTCCTGCCCCATTCCCCACCTGCTTGGCTTCCTACCTTTGGTGGGTGCTGCAGCCAGGCCCAGCCCACATTCTTCGGTCTGGGACAGAAAGCCACCTTCTTGGCTCCGGGAGGCTGGTAGGGCAGGGGGAACTGCTTCAGTCTTGGCCTTCTTGGTACCTAGAATGTAGGGATGCACATCCAAGGAGAAGTGACGAGTATGTTTCTTGTCAGAGGCAgcaggtggggcaggggagggaccTGGATCACCTCCACTACCCTTGTAGTGGTGGGCAGCCCGGGCACCGGCATCCAGCAGCGGGGCAATAAGCGTATCTGTGGCTGTCTTCCTGCGTACGGGCTTGGGCTTCTCAGCCTTGCTGTTTTCCACCCGCATAATGGCCAGCTGCTCCTTGAAGGGCTGTGGCAGCGGGTTGCTGGTGGGGATCCACTTCATTTTCTTACGGGGCCGCTTGACCACAGGTGGCTCAGCTGAGCCATCAGGCTCCGCAGGGTTGATACTGGGGTCCACAGTCTGGATGCCTGAATCCCGCACAGTGGGCGTAGTGTCGTGGTTAGACTGAGCCAAGGCTGCCAACAGCTGCCGCACCACGTTGTCGTACATGAGGTCACTCTCGTTGGTGATGAAGTCCAGCCGATTGAGCGACTTGATGTGGTCACGGTTCTCGTTGCAGAACATGGCCAGGATGTTGATGTCACAGAACTGTGAGCGCCGCCACTGCCGGCGTGTCTTGATGCCCACCTTGTGGAGTTTGTCAAAGATGAAGTTGCTCTTGCGGAAGATGAAGAGGTGGATGAGGTTGACTAGGATGATGAGGTTCATGAAACAGAGCAGGACAATGTCCACACCTGCAATGATCCGCTGCAGTTGCACGGATGGCAGCTTGCAGCTGACACGCACCGTGGGCCCAGGGCTACCCACTGGCCCATCAGGTGAGGCACCCAGGGCACAGGTGAACTCATTCTGCTTTTGGGTGGCATAGTAGGTGCATAGGTAGGAGATGGGCACTACACTGAGCAGCAGGATCAGTACATGCCGTGCCAAGTACAGCTTGGCCAAGAAATTGCTGCGGCCTCGGCGCTCCAGATACTTCTCAAACAGATTCTGCTCAGGGCTCTTCTCCTTCTCGGCATTCTCAATGATCTCTCGCTTCTCCCGCTCCGTAATGCCCGGCCCCTTGGACTGGATCTGCTTTTCAATCTTGGGGGCCCGGCCCTCAGCCGCTCGGTGGTAGCAGTTGTCGATCTCCTGAAGCAGGAAGTTGAGCTCGGAGGTGAGGCGCGTGGAGGCCAGGAACTCCCAGCCTAGTGCGGGTACATACATGATGGCGGCAAAGGCCAGCAGCGCGTAGGGCAGGAACTTGTGCTCAAACAGCGATGGCCACAGGCTGGCATCCACACCGGGCAGCGCGTCCCGCAGCTCTGTCCAGCAGTAGCCACGGGCGTACAGCGCCTGGTCACGGGTGAAGTTGTGCGGAGTGTAACAGTAAATTGGTTCCTCTGAGGGTAGAGAGGAGACATGGGCTAGGGCAAGAGGTGGGAGTAGCCTGAGGAAGACCAGGTCTTGGGATGAAGGGCATGAGATAGACCCGATCCCATCTCTGCTCAGACTTATCCCCTGTGCAggtgggctgggctctctcaTGTCCATGGACTCTATAGCCCACCCATAGAGCTGCTTGCCTTATGCCAGGGCTGTTGTTTCCTAACAGACTCACCCCTTAGGCCAGTTTTCCCTcactgtgtcccaagtgctgtgttgtgtgtgtagttCCCGTTCTTACAAAGTAGTTAGCCAGTGCTTGTATGCACTGAAGAACTGACCAGAGCTGGTCTAGAAAGGCCAAAGACTGTATGTACAGGATAAATCAAGGTATAGAGAGGATCACGACAGGCCATGCCGGCAGCCAGGGTTTCCCTTTCAGCATCCCATAAGGATCAAAAACCAATCCCGGCCACTGGCTTTGCACTGTCAGGACTGGTGGCCTGGATGCTCCTCTCTAGCCAGAAGCAGTCACATTAAGTCCAAATTCCATGAAAAAAAGATTGTCTAAGACCGGTGAAAAGGGTCTCACAAGTCCCCTGTCCTGGATGAAGGGCAATGTGGGAACTCTGGATGCTGGTGGACACGGACAGGGGACGCTCAGTGGCTGGATGCATCTGCTACTGAAAACAAACAGGGCCTGTTTGCATTTAAGCGGGTACACATGCTCGCACCAGGCCAGGATCAGCCTTGTGCTGCAATCTTACGCTTGTAATTCATTTCCAGAAAACTTGGAGGCTCAAAGTCCACGAGATTGGGTCATGATCCCTAGGTACAGACCATGGCCGCCTGTGGCATTAACCCAAGCCAATTCCTCCTTAGCCAGCTCTTACCGTCAAGCCTGACCCCAGGGCAGGT is a window from the Microtus ochrogaster isolate Prairie Vole_2 chromosome 15, MicOch1.0, whole genome shotgun sequence genome containing:
- the Panx2 gene encoding pannexin-2 isoform X1; protein product: MHHLLEQSADMATALLAGEKLRELILPGSQDDKAGALAALLLQLKLELPFDRVVTIGTVLVPILLVTLVFTKNFAEEPIYCYTPHNFTRDQALYARGYCWTELRDALPGVDASLWPSLFEHKFLPYALLAFAAIMYVPALGWEFLASTRLTSELNFLLQEIDNCYHRAAEGRAPKIEKQIQSKGPGITEREKREIIENAEKEKSPEQNLFEKYLERRGRSNFLAKLYLARHVLILLLSVVPISYLCTYYATQKQNEFTCALGASPDGPVGSPGPTVRVSCKLPSVQLQRIIAGVDIVLLCFMNLIILVNLIHLFIFRKSNFIFDKLHKVGIKTRRQWRRSQFCDINILAMFCNENRDHIKSLNRLDFITNESDLMYDNVVRQLLAALAQSNHDTTPTVRDSGIQTVDPSINPAEPDGSAEPPVVKRPRKKMKWIPTSNPLPQPFKEQLAIMRVENSKAEKPKPVRRKTATDTLIAPLLDAGARAAHHYKGSGGDPGPSPAPPAASDKKHTRHFSLDVHPYILGTKKAKTEAVPPALPASRSQEGGFLSQTEECGLGLAAAPTKDAPPPEKELPYPTEPALPGLPSGGPFHVCSPPAAPAAAPLSPGSLGKADPLTILSRNATHPLLHISTLYEAREEEDGGPCAPSNMGDLLTIPQPQQILIATFEEPRTVVSTVEF
- the Panx2 gene encoding pannexin-2 isoform X2 is translated as MRAQWGLPSHPEEPIYCYTPHNFTRDQALYARGYCWTELRDALPGVDASLWPSLFEHKFLPYALLAFAAIMYVPALGWEFLASTRLTSELNFLLQEIDNCYHRAAEGRAPKIEKQIQSKGPGITEREKREIIENAEKEKSPEQNLFEKYLERRGRSNFLAKLYLARHVLILLLSVVPISYLCTYYATQKQNEFTCALGASPDGPVGSPGPTVRVSCKLPSVQLQRIIAGVDIVLLCFMNLIILVNLIHLFIFRKSNFIFDKLHKVGIKTRRQWRRSQFCDINILAMFCNENRDHIKSLNRLDFITNESDLMYDNVVRQLLAALAQSNHDTTPTVRDSGIQTVDPSINPAEPDGSAEPPVVKRPRKKMKWIPTSNPLPQPFKEQLAIMRVENSKAEKPKPVRRKTATDTLIAPLLDAGARAAHHYKGSGGDPGPSPAPPAASDKKHTRHFSLDVHPYILGTKKAKTEAVPPALPASRSQEGGFLSQTEECGLGLAAAPTKDAPPPEKELPYPTEPALPGLPSGGPFHVCSPPAAPAAAPLSPGSLGKADPLTILSRNATHPLLHISTLYEAREEEDGGPCAPSNMGDLLTIPQPQQILIATFEEPRTVVSTVEF